Proteins encoded within one genomic window of Bradyrhizobium sp. 186:
- a CDS encoding ABC transporter ATP-binding protein, whose protein sequence is MGKRAESVEIRSASKAYGAVRALDDVSLNVGAGEFVSLLGPSGSGKTTLLGILGGFILPSSGSIHFGGRDVTYMPPHKRDLGVVFQNYALFPHMSVGENVAFPLRARRLPKAIWPDKVRAALAMVGLAGYEERGIAQLSGGQRQRVALARAMIFEPRLILMDEPLSALDKQLRESMQIELRTLHRRIGATIIYVTHDQREALTMSDRVAVMKDGRLIQIDQPERLHDHPADSFVASFIGEATLLPVRRIDASSVALGNALLRSARAIPDGDALMLAVHSEKLLIDDGATDAACNRLTGTVTDIVYQGESLRIFLALPDGTALSLRQPSYHQAYQRIPPLGGSLTVTLHPEDTIVVPRASD, encoded by the coding sequence TTGGGCAAACGAGCGGAAAGCGTCGAGATCAGGTCCGCGAGCAAGGCTTACGGCGCGGTTCGCGCCCTCGATGACGTGTCCCTCAATGTCGGCGCCGGCGAGTTCGTCTCGCTGCTCGGCCCGTCCGGTTCGGGCAAGACCACGCTGCTCGGCATCTTGGGCGGCTTCATCCTGCCATCGTCAGGCTCGATCCATTTCGGCGGCCGTGACGTCACCTACATGCCGCCGCACAAGCGCGACCTCGGCGTCGTCTTCCAGAACTACGCGCTGTTTCCGCACATGAGCGTCGGCGAGAACGTCGCCTTTCCGCTGCGCGCACGCCGCCTGCCGAAGGCGATCTGGCCGGACAAGGTGCGCGCGGCGCTCGCGATGGTGGGCCTTGCCGGTTATGAAGAGCGCGGCATCGCGCAACTGTCAGGCGGCCAGCGCCAGCGCGTGGCGCTGGCGCGCGCGATGATCTTCGAGCCGCGCCTGATCCTGATGGACGAGCCGCTTTCCGCGCTCGACAAGCAGCTGCGGGAATCCATGCAGATCGAGCTGCGCACGCTGCACAGACGCATCGGCGCCACCATCATCTACGTCACCCATGATCAGCGCGAGGCGTTGACCATGAGCGACCGCGTCGCCGTGATGAAGGACGGCCGTCTGATCCAGATCGACCAGCCTGAACGCCTGCACGACCATCCCGCGGATTCCTTCGTCGCGAGTTTTATCGGCGAGGCCACGCTGCTGCCTGTGCGCCGCATCGATGCCTCCAGCGTCGCGCTCGGCAACGCCCTGCTGCGCAGCGCCCGCGCGATTCCCGACGGCGATGCGCTGATGCTCGCCGTGCATAGCGAAAAGCTCCTGATCGACGACGGCGCGACTGACGCTGCCTGCAACCGCTTGACCGGCACCGTCACCGACATCGTCTACCAGGGCGAGAGCCTGCGCATTTTCCTCGCACTGCCCGACGGCACCGCGCTCAGCCTGCGCCAGCCGAGCTACCACCAGGCCTACCAGCGCATTCCGCCGCTCGGCGGCAGCCTCACCGTCACCCTTCACCCCGAGGACACCATCGTCGTCCCCAGGGCGAGCGACTAG
- a CDS encoding HAD family hydrolase: MSSAASFSNFKVLTFDVVGTLIDFETGVLSAVRRISGKSPAELSDDKIFESYKRGRDKHHERSSEVMFHVYRYLAKELGLAADDASCDVFQLAVLRWGPFSDSVEALKRLRTKFRLVAMTNADRVALSCYAHALGNPFDDTVCADDTGVAKPNPEFFAYNKGRQSAFGYKQSDILHVAQSQHHDIGIARKLGYKVCWIERRQGMAGFGGTPAVETLTKPDFHFPTLKALADAAIGPAA, from the coding sequence ATGTCGTCAGCAGCCTCGTTCAGCAATTTCAAGGTCCTCACCTTCGACGTCGTCGGCACCTTGATCGATTTCGAGACCGGCGTGCTCTCCGCGGTGCGCAGGATCTCGGGCAAGTCGCCGGCCGAGCTCAGCGACGACAAGATCTTCGAATCCTACAAGCGCGGACGCGACAAGCACCACGAGCGCTCGAGCGAGGTGATGTTCCACGTCTACCGCTATCTCGCCAAGGAGCTCGGGCTTGCGGCCGATGACGCCTCCTGCGACGTTTTCCAGCTTGCCGTGCTGCGCTGGGGGCCGTTTTCGGATTCCGTCGAAGCGCTCAAGCGCCTGCGCACGAAATTTCGCCTGGTGGCGATGACCAATGCCGACCGCGTCGCGCTGTCCTGCTATGCGCATGCGCTGGGCAATCCCTTCGACGACACGGTGTGCGCCGATGACACCGGCGTTGCAAAACCCAATCCGGAATTCTTCGCCTACAACAAGGGCCGGCAGTCCGCTTTCGGCTACAAGCAGTCCGATATCCTTCACGTCGCGCAGAGCCAGCACCACGACATCGGGATCGCGCGAAAGCTCGGCTACAAGGTGTGCTGGATCGAGCGCCGCCAGGGCATGGCCGGGTTCGGCGGCACGCCCGCCGTGGAGACGCTGACCAAGCCGGACTTCCATTTCCCGACCTTGAAGGCGCTCGCCGACGCGGCGATCGGACCGGCAGCGTAA
- a CDS encoding FAD-binding oxidoreductase, giving the protein MTRDWSALPSANSLWAATAEPARDFPVLSGEQQADVVIIGAGYTGLSAAHHIAKSGLAPIVLEANRPGWGASGRNGGVITAKFRLSFREIDAVHGRAMAQRMYEIAHESTDIVEELVSEFGITSAALTRAGQVKAAHNETTLKAAIDEAGWMKREMGDAEVRILDKREVRDETGSDIFAGGVLNPGSGGIHPLNYLRGLADGVARRGVAIFQESPVLKLRRAQHGIVAETPHGAVRAKQAIIATNSYSDLTGATAHMQRTLIPFRSAIIATDKLPRNLAGRLMPTGRTYTETKRMMRWFRMVDNRVIFGGRGAFGKQDSESAFDALRKAMIGIFPDLADVPLAYKWSGLVGMTLDSVPHIGRLDDRALFSMGYNGAGVAMSSLMGRYLAAFVRGETPEVGLLDARRLKPIPFYPLREPAVRMVAGWYQFLDAIGQ; this is encoded by the coding sequence ATGACACGGGACTGGAGCGCATTGCCATCGGCCAACTCGCTGTGGGCAGCCACGGCCGAGCCGGCGCGCGACTTTCCTGTCCTGTCGGGCGAGCAACAGGCGGATGTGGTGATCATCGGTGCGGGCTATACCGGGCTATCGGCGGCGCACCACATCGCCAAGAGCGGTCTCGCGCCGATCGTGCTCGAGGCCAACCGCCCCGGCTGGGGCGCGAGCGGCCGCAATGGCGGCGTGATCACCGCGAAGTTTCGCCTGTCGTTCCGCGAGATCGACGCCGTGCACGGCCGCGCCATGGCGCAGCGCATGTACGAGATCGCGCATGAATCCACTGACATTGTCGAAGAGCTCGTCTCCGAGTTCGGCATCACCAGCGCGGCGTTGACGCGCGCCGGTCAGGTCAAGGCCGCACACAACGAGACGACGCTGAAGGCTGCGATCGACGAAGCCGGCTGGATGAAGCGCGAGATGGGGGATGCGGAGGTCCGCATCCTCGACAAGCGCGAAGTGCGCGACGAGACCGGGTCCGACATCTTCGCCGGCGGCGTTCTCAATCCCGGCTCCGGCGGCATTCATCCGCTGAACTATCTGCGCGGCCTCGCCGATGGCGTGGCGCGCCGCGGCGTCGCCATTTTCCAGGAATCGCCGGTGCTGAAGCTTCGACGGGCACAGCACGGCATCGTCGCCGAAACGCCGCACGGTGCGGTGCGCGCGAAGCAGGCGATCATCGCCACCAACAGCTATTCCGACCTGACCGGCGCCACCGCGCACATGCAGCGCACGCTGATTCCGTTCCGCAGCGCCATCATCGCCACCGATAAGCTGCCGCGCAATCTGGCCGGGCGCTTGATGCCGACGGGGCGCACCTACACCGAAACCAAGCGCATGATGCGCTGGTTTCGCATGGTCGATAACCGCGTGATCTTTGGCGGCCGCGGCGCCTTCGGCAAGCAGGATTCCGAATCCGCTTTCGATGCTCTGCGCAAGGCGATGATCGGCATCTTCCCCGATCTCGCCGACGTCCCGCTCGCGTACAAATGGTCGGGCCTGGTCGGCATGACGCTGGACTCGGTGCCGCATATCGGCCGGCTCGACGATCGCGCGCTGTTCTCGATGGGCTACAACGGCGCCGGCGTGGCGATGTCGAGCCTGATGGGCCGCTATCTCGCCGCCTTCGTGCGCGGTGAGACGCCGGAGGTCGGGCTGCTCGATGCGCGGCGCCTGAAACCCATTCCGTTCTATCCGTTGCGCGAGCCTGCCGTGCGCATGGTCGCCGGCTGGTATCAGTTTCTCGACGCGATCGGTCAGTGA
- a CDS encoding ABC transporter substrate-binding protein, whose protein sequence is MTTKRHFGFGYALLGGSLGLFATTGIAAAAEQITFVSQGGAYQQAQTVAILDPSAKKLGITINQDSIPDAWPAIKTQVGSGKPIWDVVDTPTGYCLRGGEQGLIEKLDFSKMPNAAAMPEAYRSPYSVSYEFYSSVLAYSQKTFPKDAPNSWVDFWDVKKFPGRRALRNHPIATLEAALMADGVAPEKLYPLDVDRAFKKLEEIKPHITVWWTSGAQSAQLLNDGEVDMEMAWNGRVSAVAKEGAKVSFTYNQGILQSTSLCILKGAPNLETAVKFLNEAVNPVHQANLPLNIDYGPGNPKAFETGVIKPERAAQLPSEPANAAKQALMSYAWWSSPAGEAAEKRWASFMQK, encoded by the coding sequence ATGACGACGAAACGGCATTTTGGATTTGGCTATGCTTTATTGGGCGGATCGCTCGGATTGTTCGCAACGACCGGCATCGCCGCCGCTGCCGAGCAGATCACCTTTGTCTCGCAGGGCGGTGCCTATCAGCAGGCGCAGACGGTCGCGATCCTCGATCCTTCCGCGAAGAAGCTCGGCATCACCATCAACCAGGATTCCATTCCCGATGCCTGGCCGGCGATCAAGACCCAGGTCGGCAGCGGCAAGCCGATCTGGGACGTCGTCGATACCCCGACCGGCTACTGCCTGCGCGGCGGCGAGCAGGGGCTGATCGAAAAACTCGACTTCTCGAAGATGCCGAATGCCGCGGCAATGCCGGAGGCCTATCGCAGTCCCTATTCGGTCTCGTACGAGTTCTACTCCAGCGTCCTGGCCTACAGCCAGAAGACGTTCCCGAAGGACGCGCCGAACAGCTGGGTCGACTTCTGGGACGTGAAGAAATTCCCCGGTCGCCGCGCGCTGCGCAACCATCCGATCGCCACGCTCGAAGCGGCGCTGATGGCCGACGGCGTCGCGCCGGAAAAACTCTATCCGCTCGACGTCGACCGCGCCTTCAAGAAGCTGGAAGAGATCAAGCCGCATATCACGGTGTGGTGGACCTCCGGCGCGCAGTCGGCGCAGCTTCTCAACGATGGCGAGGTCGACATGGAAATGGCCTGGAACGGCCGCGTCAGCGCGGTCGCGAAGGAAGGCGCAAAGGTCTCCTTCACCTACAACCAGGGCATCTTGCAGAGCACCTCGCTCTGCATCCTCAAGGGCGCGCCAAATCTCGAGACGGCTGTGAAATTCTTGAACGAAGCCGTCAATCCCGTGCACCAGGCCAATCTGCCGCTCAACATCGATTATGGCCCGGGCAACCCGAAGGCGTTCGAGACCGGCGTGATCAAGCCCGAGCGCGCCGCGCAATTGCCGAGCGAGCCGGCCAATGCGGCCAAGCAGGCGCTGATGTCCTACGCGTGGTGGTCCTCGCCGGCCGGCGAGGCGGCCGAAAAGCGCTGGGCGTCGTTCATGCAGAAGTAA
- a CDS encoding ABC transporter permease translates to MPDSSQKHQRREHGLMLALVSPALLVILLLIVLPVGWLAWQSIYHDGFTLENYRRIFTEDIYWRSFALTFEISLAVTVLALLLGYPVAYLANAVPKGWSIVILALVVLPFWTSVLVRAYAWLALLQRTGVINQLLRYLDMIGEPLALVHNTFGTVVATVHILLPFMVLPLYATMQKIPADLMQAGASLGASPSLTFVRVFLPLSLPGVLAGCTMVFVLCLGFYITPELLGGGRTVMVSMLVSRNVELYNQFGAASAVAVVLLVSVLLIFVAVSRFISLDRMLGQK, encoded by the coding sequence ATGCCGGATTCATCGCAAAAGCATCAGCGCCGCGAGCATGGCCTGATGCTGGCGCTGGTGTCGCCGGCGCTGCTCGTGATCCTGCTCCTGATCGTGCTGCCGGTCGGCTGGCTCGCCTGGCAGTCGATCTACCATGACGGCTTCACGCTGGAGAATTATCGCCGCATCTTCACCGAAGATATCTATTGGCGCAGCTTTGCGCTGACCTTCGAGATCAGCCTTGCGGTGACCGTGCTTGCGCTGCTGCTCGGCTATCCCGTGGCCTACCTCGCCAACGCCGTGCCGAAAGGGTGGAGCATCGTCATCCTCGCGCTGGTCGTGTTGCCGTTCTGGACCAGCGTGCTGGTCCGCGCCTACGCCTGGCTGGCGCTGCTTCAGCGCACCGGCGTGATCAACCAGCTCCTGCGTTATCTCGACATGATCGGCGAGCCGCTCGCGCTGGTCCACAACACCTTCGGCACGGTGGTTGCGACCGTGCATATTCTTCTGCCGTTCATGGTGCTGCCGCTCTACGCTACCATGCAGAAGATCCCGGCCGATCTGATGCAGGCCGGCGCCAGCCTCGGTGCCAGCCCGTCGCTCACTTTCGTCCGCGTCTTCCTGCCGCTGTCGCTGCCGGGCGTGCTGGCGGGCTGCACCATGGTCTTCGTGCTTTGTCTCGGCTTCTACATCACGCCGGAACTGCTCGGCGGCGGCCGCACCGTGATGGTGTCGATGCTGGTGAGCCGCAATGTCGAGCTCTACAACCAGTTCGGCGCGGCGAGCGCGGTCGCGGTGGTGCTTCTCGTGAGCGTGCTCCTGATCTTCGTCGCCGTCAGCCGCTTCATTTCGCTCGATCGTATGTTGGGGCAGAAATGA
- a CDS encoding ABC transporter permease: protein MTRLSPARIALYVISALVLVYLILPVLIIVPISFSSARFLTFPPPSLSLRWYQQYFSNSAWMQATRVTLMVALLTVVIATPLGVSAAYAISQSKLRIMRLVHMMLLLPLVVPIIITAVGIFFVYARVGLVATLPGLVLANVMLGLPYVVISVLAGLQSFDPAQEMVARSLGMDRLRSFFAVTLPQIKSSVVAGGIFAFISAMDETIVALFISGGQYQPLTKRMFTALRDEIDPTIAAISTLMTAASFMLVLLASTRQKKSG, encoded by the coding sequence ATGACGCGCCTTTCGCCCGCCCGGATTGCCCTCTATGTGATCAGCGCGCTGGTGCTGGTCTATCTGATCCTGCCCGTGTTGATCATCGTACCGATCTCGTTCTCCAGCGCGCGCTTCCTGACCTTCCCGCCGCCGTCGCTGTCGCTGCGCTGGTATCAGCAGTATTTTTCCAATTCGGCCTGGATGCAGGCGACGCGGGTGACGCTGATGGTCGCGCTTCTGACCGTCGTGATCGCGACGCCGCTCGGGGTCTCCGCCGCCTACGCCATCAGCCAGTCGAAGCTGCGCATCATGCGGCTCGTCCACATGATGCTGCTGCTGCCGCTGGTGGTGCCGATCATCATCACCGCGGTCGGCATCTTCTTCGTCTATGCCAGGGTCGGCCTGGTTGCGACCCTGCCGGGCCTCGTGCTCGCCAATGTGATGCTGGGACTGCCTTACGTCGTCATCTCCGTGCTGGCGGGCCTGCAGAGTTTCGATCCGGCGCAGGAGATGGTCGCACGCAGCCTCGGCATGGACCGGCTGCGCAGCTTCTTCGCGGTGACGCTGCCGCAGATCAAGTCCAGCGTGGTCGCGGGCGGCATCTTCGCCTTCATCTCGGCGATGGACGAGACCATCGTCGCGCTGTTCATCTCCGGCGGCCAGTACCAGCCGCTGACCAAACGCATGTTCACCGCGCTCCGCGACGAGATCGACCCGACCATTGCCGCGATCTCGACGCTGATGACGGCGGCTTCGTTCATGCTGGTATTGCTGGCGAGCACGCGGCAGAAGAAGAGCGGGTGA
- a CDS encoding IS110 family transposase: protein MSQKLSSAIAVIGIDIGKNSFHIVGHDQRGAIVLRQKWSRGQVEARLANLPACLIGMEACVGAHHLSRKLQMLGHDARLMPAKYVRPYSKGQKNDFRDAEAIAEAVQRPTMKFVATKTADQLDLQALHRVRERLVGQRTGVINQIRAFLLERGIAVRQGLRSLRSELPGILATRTDVLAPRMLRIIEDLAGDWRRLDARIEDLSSEIEALARQDKGCERLMTVPGIGPIISSAMVAAIGTGDVFSKGRDFGAWLGLVPKQISTGDRTILGKISRRGNRYLRVLFVQAAWVVLVKVKCWERYGLKSWIEAAKKRLHHNVLAIALANKLARIAWAVLNKGRAFECVKTDEVASRPA, encoded by the coding sequence ATGTCTCAGAAACTCAGCTCAGCGATCGCCGTGATAGGCATCGATATCGGCAAGAACTCGTTCCACATCGTGGGCCACGATCAGCGCGGCGCAATCGTGCTGCGGCAGAAGTGGTCACGCGGCCAGGTAGAAGCACGGCTCGCCAACCTGCCAGCGTGCTTAATCGGTATGGAGGCCTGCGTCGGCGCGCATCATCTCAGTCGCAAGCTCCAAATGCTCGGCCACGACGCCCGACTGATGCCCGCGAAATACGTGCGCCCCTATTCGAAGGGACAGAAGAATGACTTCCGTGATGCGGAAGCCATCGCCGAGGCTGTCCAACGCCCGACCATGAAGTTCGTCGCGACCAAGACCGCCGACCAGCTCGACCTGCAGGCGCTGCACCGCGTGCGCGAGCGATTGGTCGGTCAGCGTACCGGCGTCATCAATCAGATCCGTGCGTTCCTGCTGGAGCGGGGCATCGCCGTGCGGCAAGGCCTGCGTTCGCTGCGGTCCGAGTTGCCGGGTATTCTCGCGACGCGCACCGATGTCCTCGCGCCTCGCATGTTGCGCATCATCGAGGACCTGGCAGGAGACTGGCGCCGACTGGACGCGCGCATTGAGGACCTCTCCAGCGAGATCGAAGCATTGGCTCGTCAAGACAAAGGCTGCGAGCGACTGATGACGGTCCCGGGCATCGGCCCGATCATCTCGAGCGCGATGGTAGCCGCGATCGGCACTGGAGACGTGTTCTCGAAAGGCCGCGACTTCGGCGCCTGGCTTGGACTGGTGCCGAAGCAGATATCGACAGGCGACCGCACGATCCTCGGCAAGATATCAAGGCGCGGCAATCGCTACCTGCGCGTTCTGTTCGTGCAAGCCGCGTGGGTTGTGCTGGTCAAGGTCAAGTGTTGGGAGCGCTATGGCCTCAAATCTTGGATCGAAGCCGCCAAGAAACGATTGCACCACAACGTGCTGGCGATTGCGCTCGCCAACAAGCTCGCCCGCATCGCCTGGGCGGTTCTCAACAAGGGGCGCGCCTTCGAGTGCGTCAAGACAGATGAGGTGGCGTCCCGACCTGCTTGA
- a CDS encoding TetR family transcriptional regulator gives MLERMPPPSKRTNDPERTKRDILEVAMQEFASEGYSGARVDAIAARTRTSKRMIYYYFGGKEQLYLAVLAEAYRSIRALEDQLDIASCDAREGLRRLIEATFDHDERNPNFIRLVSIENIHHGKHLKQNPQLRQLNASVIATLDGILDRGRKEGVFRDDVDAIDLHLAISSYCFFRVANRHTFGALFDRDLSEPSVLARSRTQIVEMILAWLAAA, from the coding sequence ATGCTCGAGCGCATGCCACCCCCATCGAAGCGCACCAACGACCCCGAGCGCACCAAGCGCGACATCCTCGAAGTGGCGATGCAGGAATTCGCCTCGGAGGGCTATTCGGGCGCCCGCGTCGATGCGATCGCTGCGCGGACTCGCACCTCGAAGCGGATGATCTACTACTATTTCGGCGGCAAGGAGCAGCTCTACCTCGCGGTACTGGCGGAGGCCTATCGCAGCATCCGCGCGCTGGAGGATCAGCTCGACATTGCAAGCTGCGACGCGCGCGAGGGGCTGCGCCGGCTGATCGAGGCGACCTTCGACCACGACGAACGCAATCCGAACTTCATCCGCCTTGTCAGCATCGAGAACATCCACCATGGCAAGCACCTGAAGCAGAATCCGCAACTGCGCCAGCTCAACGCCAGCGTGATCGCGACGCTCGACGGCATCCTCGATCGCGGCCGCAAGGAAGGCGTGTTCCGCGACGATGTCGATGCCATCGACCTGCATCTGGCCATCAGCTCCTACTGCTTCTTCCGCGTCGCCAATCGTCATACTTTCGGTGCGCTGTTCGACCGCGACCTCAGCGAGCCCAGCGTGCTGGCAAGGAGCCGGACGCAGATCGTGGAGATGATTTTGGCGTGGCTGGCGGCGGCGTGA
- a CDS encoding MFS transporter: protein MTLTSTASLHAPSAAEATPSKLPKRAALVSFVGSMLEYYDFFIYGTAAALIFPKVFFANVDPSTGTLLALLSFGIGYIARPVGAVILDHFGDRIGRKTVLLFTLVLMGGSTLAIGLLPDARAIGNAAPVILTLLRLLQGLSAAGEQSGANSLTLEHSANSNRAFFTSWTLSGTQAGAILATLVFIPVSSMPEDQLLSWGWRIPFLLSFVVLVVAYLVRRTMPETPVFADIKDKAQVARFPVVALLRDYWSDVLRVIACALIATVSTMTAVFALGYATSRFGVARPTMLWAGVLGNVTALVTQPLWALLADKIGRKPVFIGGVLSCAVLLFPYFMLVTSGNTIAIFAAAMILSGIVYAAPNAIWPSFYAEMFEARVRYSGTAIGTQLGFLAAGFTPLVSASLVGEGPNGWIPVATFVACCCVISAAAAATARETHTVDIADLGKRRA from the coding sequence ATGACCTTGACGTCAACCGCATCGCTGCACGCACCGTCCGCCGCGGAAGCCACGCCGAGCAAGCTGCCGAAGCGCGCGGCGCTCGTCAGCTTCGTCGGCAGCATGCTCGAATACTACGACTTCTTCATCTACGGCACCGCGGCTGCACTGATCTTTCCAAAAGTGTTCTTCGCCAATGTCGATCCGTCGACCGGAACGCTGCTCGCGCTGTTGAGCTTCGGCATCGGCTATATCGCGCGGCCCGTCGGCGCCGTCATCCTGGACCATTTCGGCGACCGCATCGGGCGCAAGACCGTGCTGCTGTTCACGCTCGTGCTGATGGGCGGCTCGACGCTCGCGATCGGCCTGTTGCCGGATGCCAGGGCGATCGGAAACGCAGCGCCGGTGATCCTGACGCTGCTCCGACTGTTGCAGGGCCTATCGGCGGCCGGCGAGCAGAGCGGGGCGAACTCGCTGACGCTGGAGCATTCCGCCAATAGCAACCGCGCCTTCTTCACGAGTTGGACTTTGAGCGGCACGCAGGCCGGCGCGATCCTGGCGACGCTGGTCTTCATCCCCGTCTCCAGCATGCCCGAAGATCAATTGCTGAGCTGGGGCTGGCGCATTCCATTCTTGCTCTCGTTCGTCGTGCTGGTCGTCGCCTATCTGGTGCGGAGGACCATGCCGGAAACGCCGGTCTTCGCTGACATCAAGGACAAGGCCCAGGTGGCGCGCTTCCCTGTCGTCGCGCTGCTGCGCGACTATTGGTCGGACGTGCTGCGCGTGATCGCCTGCGCGTTGATTGCGACGGTGAGCACAATGACCGCCGTGTTCGCGCTCGGCTATGCCACGTCCAGGTTCGGTGTCGCGCGTCCGACCATGCTGTGGGCCGGCGTGCTCGGCAATGTCACCGCGCTGGTCACCCAGCCGCTGTGGGCGCTGCTTGCCGATAAGATCGGCCGCAAGCCGGTGTTCATCGGCGGCGTGCTCAGCTGCGCCGTGCTGCTGTTCCCCTATTTCATGCTGGTGACGTCGGGCAACACGATCGCGATCTTCGCCGCCGCGATGATCCTGTCCGGCATCGTCTACGCCGCGCCCAACGCGATCTGGCCGTCGTTCTATGCCGAAATGTTCGAGGCGCGGGTGCGCTACTCCGGCACCGCGATCGGCACCCAGCTCGGCTTCCTCGCCGCCGGCTTCACGCCGCTGGTGAGCGCGAGCCTGGTCGGCGAAGGGCCGAACGGCTGGATCCCCGTGGCGACCTTCGTCGCCTGCTGTTGCGTGATCTCGGCGGCGGCCGCGGCGACCGCGCGCGAAACCCACACCGTCGACATTGCCGATCTCGGCAAGCGGCGCGCTTGA